A portion of the Cryptomeria japonica chromosome 5, Sugi_1.0, whole genome shotgun sequence genome contains these proteins:
- the LOC131058567 gene encoding 16.9 kDa class I heat shock protein 2, with the protein MSSMVPWFGGRRTNAYDPFALDVWDPFDFVGGFMDVAPYRQKEGAGAEVSAVARANVDWKETPEAHVFKADLPGLKKEDIKIQVEDGRILQISGERTKEEVDKNDKYHRVERQSGSFVRRFRLPENAKMDNINARMENGVLTVTVPKAPEKSKPQVQTVHISG; encoded by the exons ATGTCGTCAATGGTGCCATGGTTTGGCGGGCGAAGGACGAATGCGTACGATCCGTTCGCCCTGGACGTGTGGGACCCATTTGATTTCGTGGGTGGTTTTATGGACGTAGCCCCCTACCGCCAAAAGGAAGGCGCTGGAGCCGAGGTTTCTGCTGTGGCTCGCGCTAATGTCGACTGGAAGGAGACTCCCGAGGCGCATGTTTTCAAAGCAGATCTCCCTG GACTGAAGAAAGAGGACATAAAAATCCAGGTGGAAGATGGGCGAATTCTGCAGATAAGTGGAGAGCGGACGAAAGAAGAGGTGGACAAGAATGATAAATATCACCGCGTTGAAAGGCAGTCCGGGAGCTTTGTTCGCCGTTTCCGGCTGCCGGAAAATGCAAAGATGGATAATATTAATGCGAGGATGGAAAACGGCGTGCTGACTGTGACTGTTCCCAAGGCGCCTGAGAAGAGCAAGCCTCAAGTCCAGACTGTTCATATTTCTGGTTAA